One genomic segment of uncultured Desulfobacter sp. includes these proteins:
- a CDS encoding LapA family protein, with protein sequence MLQKIKLISGLILVAITLVIFFQNTQAVETHFLFWTMTMPRAALLAITMLIGIFIGMLIAFTLSAKKRQ encoded by the coding sequence TTGTTACAAAAAATAAAACTCATTTCAGGATTGATTTTGGTGGCCATCACATTGGTTATTTTTTTTCAGAACACCCAGGCTGTGGAAACCCATTTTTTATTTTGGACGATGACCATGCCCAGGGCCGCACTTCTGGCAATCACCATGCTCATTGGTATTTTTATCGGCATGTTGATCGCGTTTACCCTGTCGGCAAAAAAGCGCCAATAG
- a CDS encoding Rieske (2Fe-2S) protein, which translates to MEIKFLKRSFFQRLLGISATDKPKVDSCWNYTNGKLTIDLSKASELNAPGGAARFEGNNLPVRVLVVCGDDGEYRAFHNRCTHLGHRRLDPVPGTNTVQCCSINKSTYDVDGKKIFGPMPHPITPYPVEKSQDKLIISIS; encoded by the coding sequence ATGGAAATCAAATTTTTAAAAAGAAGTTTTTTTCAACGGTTGCTGGGTATATCGGCAACCGACAAACCCAAAGTGGACAGCTGCTGGAATTACACCAACGGGAAATTGACCATCGACCTATCCAAAGCTTCAGAACTCAACGCACCTGGTGGGGCAGCACGGTTCGAGGGAAACAATCTACCGGTCCGGGTCTTGGTTGTATGCGGAGATGACGGGGAGTACCGAGCGTTTCACAATCGGTGTACTCATCTGGGCCATCGCCGATTGGATCCGGTTCCTGGAACCAACACCGTTCAGTGTTGCAGCATTAACAAATCAACCTACGATGTAGACGGGAAAAAAATCTTCGGGCCTATGCCTCACCCAATTACCCCATATCCGGTGGAAAAGAGTCAGGATAAACTGATCATATCTATCTCTTAA
- a CDS encoding adenosine-specific kinase — MELISVTIENPEELNFILGHSHFIKTVEDIHEAIVCTVPNAKFGVAFCEASGECLIRHSGTDEQMVELAKKNAQALSAGHTFIIFMKDMFPINIVNTIQAVPEVVRIHCATANPTQVIMAQTDQGRGILGVVDGFSSKGVETQDDIKKRKDFLRMIGYKL, encoded by the coding sequence ATGGAACTAATCAGCGTAACCATAGAAAATCCCGAAGAACTCAACTTTATCCTGGGTCATTCCCATTTCATTAAAACCGTTGAAGATATTCATGAGGCCATTGTCTGCACCGTACCCAACGCCAAATTCGGTGTGGCGTTCTGCGAGGCTTCCGGGGAGTGCCTGATCCGTCATTCCGGCACGGACGAACAGATGGTGGAACTTGCAAAAAAGAACGCCCAGGCCCTGTCAGCCGGTCATACCTTTATCATTTTCATGAAAGATATGTTCCCCATCAACATCGTGAACACCATCCAGGCCGTTCCCGAGGTGGTGCGCATCCATTGCGCCACAGCCAACCCCACCCAGGTGATCATGGCCCAGACCGACCAAGGCAGAGGCATCCTGGGTGTGGTGGACGGTTTTTCTTCTAAAGGCGTTGAAACACAGGATGACATTAAAAAGCGCAAAGATTTCTTGAGGATGATCGGGTACAAGCTGTAA